In Salinigranum marinum, one DNA window encodes the following:
- a CDS encoding ParA family protein — protein MTYTTAALVGVAGGVGTTRTTLEVAVALAADGADVAVLDAAYATQGLGDYLPGRIDPDLTALVTDRAEESLSTGLADLDAGTDGRVTCCPVDAPFERLARAKRVEAARRFEGRIEEATATFDHVLVDVPPIAANQAVAAATTCERVGAVAPVGDRGVDATARLRERLADLGTAADLLVATGGTDESGAADVVLPETETTVPGCLTDERYGRAIERLVAELVERDVAAVGESNGLLGGVGEVFRRQ, from the coding sequence ATGACGTACACGACGGCGGCACTCGTCGGCGTGGCCGGCGGCGTGGGAACCACCAGAACAACCCTCGAAGTCGCCGTCGCGCTCGCGGCCGACGGGGCCGACGTGGCGGTTCTCGACGCCGCGTACGCGACGCAGGGGCTCGGGGACTACCTCCCGGGGCGGATCGACCCGGATCTCACGGCTCTCGTGACGGACCGTGCCGAGGAGTCGCTCTCGACCGGACTGGCCGACCTCGACGCGGGAACCGACGGACGGGTCACGTGCTGTCCCGTCGACGCACCCTTCGAGCGACTGGCCCGGGCGAAACGCGTCGAGGCCGCCCGTCGCTTCGAGGGACGGATCGAAGAGGCCACCGCGACGTTCGACCACGTGCTCGTCGACGTGCCGCCGATCGCGGCGAACCAGGCGGTGGCCGCGGCCACGACCTGCGAGCGGGTCGGGGCGGTCGCGCCGGTCGGCGACCGCGGGGTGGACGCGACGGCTCGCCTCCGCGAGCGACTGGCGGATCTCGGGACGGCGGCGGACCTCCTCGTGGCGACGGGCGGCACCGACGAGTCGGGAGCCGCCGACGTGGTGCTTCCGGAGACGGAGACGACCGTCCCGGGCTGTCTCACGGACGAGCGGTACGGGCGCGCGATCGAGAGGCTCGTCGCCGAACTCGTCGAGCGTGACGTGGCCGCCGTGGGCGAATCGAACGGACTCCTCGGTGGCGTCGGCGAGGTGTTCCGTCGGCAGTAA
- a CDS encoding plastocyanin/azurin family copper-binding protein: MGSESETAVSRREFLRASAITAGVAGVAGGAAAQDDGGGTETGGGTETGGGAETGGGTETGGGTEAGDGGGGGTVTIDMTDELVFDPDETTVAPGTTVVWENVGQVGHSVTAYEDEIPGEAEFFSSGDLENEQAARQSYPQQGDVAGGESYEHTFDVEGEYGYFCVPHEAVGMVASLTVTTEQQGGDGGPSVPTVPDAAMVIALASAIALLSVSFLSYFFLKYGGDYEAE, from the coding sequence ATGGGTTCTGAGTCGGAGACGGCCGTCTCGCGGCGTGAGTTCCTCCGCGCCTCGGCGATCACCGCGGGCGTCGCGGGCGTCGCGGGGGGAGCGGCGGCACAGGACGACGGTGGTGGAACCGAAACCGGTGGTGGAACCGAAACGGGGGGCGGGGCCGAGACGGGTGGCGGGACCGAAACTGGGGGTGGGACCGAAGCCGGTGACGGGGGTGGTGGGGGTACCGTGACGATCGACATGACCGACGAACTCGTGTTCGACCCGGACGAGACGACGGTCGCGCCGGGGACGACGGTCGTCTGGGAGAACGTCGGACAGGTCGGGCACTCGGTGACCGCGTACGAGGACGAGATCCCCGGAGAAGCCGAGTTCTTCTCGTCGGGAGACCTCGAGAACGAACAGGCCGCTCGCCAGTCGTACCCACAGCAGGGGGACGTCGCCGGCGGCGAGTCGTACGAACACACGTTCGACGTCGAAGGCGAGTACGGCTACTTCTGCGTGCCGCACGAGGCGGTCGGCATGGTCGCGTCCCTCACGGTCACGACGGAGCAACAGGGCGGTGACGGTGGGCCCTCCGTCCCGACCGTGCCGGACGCCGCGATGGTGATCGCGCTCGCCTCCGCGATCGCGCTGCTCTCCGTGAGTTTCCTCTCGTACTTCTTCCTGAAGTACGGCGGTGATTACGAGGCCGAGTGA
- a CDS encoding CBS domain-containing protein, with the protein MDIEPLVSTAFETVDADTRVSKLAGTFEESRTRAVVVLDGDSYLGVVTVRQLGDSHRAPDAKVRGIVWHPATVGRDADVRAVARAMVASRSEIIPVMEDEELFGIVTADDLLAAVEEFLGVLTVADVYTPDVVTVSSGTTFGEALHACRQHRVTHLPVVDGDEAVGVVSLYDLLAFTTRSVERGTGGAAEGFDAHGGEASQPGYRSHGGFGERAGDLDRLLDLPVADVMSAPAVTTVRATPLDEAVREMLDAGISSLVVLDEDVPAGIVTKTDVLESLTWTGESRPPVQITNVDLLDDITRAEVVDLVEGVTRKYGDLGLLEARVSLHEHDETLRGTPLIMARIRLFTDRGHFVGTGEGYGASHALHLARNVVERQLLDGKSHDETKKHPDEEYWSKVFGWWLTAPPRRR; encoded by the coding sequence ATGGACATCGAGCCACTCGTCTCGACGGCGTTCGAGACCGTCGACGCCGACACACGCGTCTCGAAACTCGCGGGCACGTTCGAGGAGTCGCGGACGCGGGCGGTCGTCGTCCTCGACGGCGACTCGTACCTCGGCGTGGTCACCGTCCGGCAGTTAGGCGACAGCCACCGGGCACCCGACGCGAAAGTACGGGGGATCGTCTGGCATCCGGCGACCGTCGGACGCGACGCCGACGTCAGGGCGGTCGCCCGAGCGATGGTCGCCAGCCGGAGCGAGATCATCCCGGTGATGGAAGACGAGGAACTGTTCGGCATCGTCACCGCCGACGACCTGCTGGCGGCAGTCGAGGAGTTCCTCGGCGTGTTGACGGTCGCGGACGTCTACACGCCGGACGTCGTGACCGTCTCGTCGGGGACGACGTTCGGCGAGGCGCTGCACGCCTGCCGCCAACACCGGGTCACTCACCTCCCGGTCGTCGACGGCGACGAGGCCGTCGGCGTCGTCAGCCTGTACGATCTGCTCGCGTTCACCACGCGCTCCGTCGAGCGCGGCACCGGCGGCGCGGCCGAGGGGTTCGACGCCCACGGCGGCGAGGCCTCGCAGCCCGGCTACCGGTCGCACGGCGGCTTCGGCGAGCGGGCGGGCGACCTCGACAGACTGCTCGACCTCCCGGTCGCCGACGTGATGAGCGCGCCCGCGGTGACGACCGTCCGCGCGACGCCGCTCGACGAGGCCGTCCGGGAGATGCTCGATGCGGGCATCTCGTCGCTCGTCGTGCTGGACGAGGACGTGCCGGCCGGCATCGTCACCAAGACGGACGTGCTCGAATCACTGACCTGGACCGGTGAGAGCCGCCCGCCGGTGCAGATCACCAACGTCGATCTCCTCGACGACATCACGCGGGCGGAGGTCGTCGACCTCGTCGAGGGCGTCACCCGGAAGTACGGCGACCTGGGGCTGCTGGAGGCGCGCGTCTCCCTCCACGAACACGACGAGACGCTCCGGGGCACGCCGCTCATCATGGCACGCATCCGGCTCTTCACCGACAGGGGCCACTTCGTCGGGACCGGCGAGGGGTACGGCGCAAGCCACGCGCTCCACCTCGCACGGAACGTGGTCGAACGCCAGTTGCTCGACGGCAAGTCCCACGACGAGACGAAGAAACACCCGGACGAGGAGTACTGGTCGAAGGTGTTCGGCTGGTGGCTCACCGCCCCGCCGCGCCGGCGCTGA
- a CDS encoding C2H2-type zinc finger protein, which produces MPSNRHHRCNLCGRDFETGDELNDHVGRRHPKADVHWWVVAEDPAKELQFTR; this is translated from the coding sequence ATGCCATCGAACCGCCACCACCGCTGTAACCTCTGTGGACGGGACTTCGAGACGGGCGACGAACTGAACGACCACGTCGGGCGACGCCACCCGAAGGCCGACGTTCACTGGTGGGTCGTCGCCGAAGACCCGGCGAAGGAACTGCAGTTCACCCGCTGA